In Myxococcales bacterium, the following proteins share a genomic window:
- a CDS encoding NAD(P)/FAD-dependent oxidoreductase, whose amino-acid sequence MIECDVCVIGGGPGGLTAAATLAIRGRKVVVLNEGPLMGYGIEGAFKSKSEFEITSHYLQSRLRPEVFGNLSPPSWHRVQAGIERSAAGLNAHLEVRLRRLGVTVIGGHATFEDCNTILINDESVRAAHVIIATGTLPRLLPGVEVDGRHVVTSDEIMGVNSLPESLVVLGGGVIGCEFAGMFAALGSQVKLIDTQSRILASEDQDISDFLSKAMARNGVEVMSSCRFKSLKIENGVVHTRLVNDVTLQSEVVLLAVGRTPCTQDLNLEGAGVELDERGYIPTNQRMQTNISNIYAVGDVGLRNTPVDMALVHVAQAEGRCSAYHILGQDFHQSMDHIPYIIFSLPMVAGAGLSESVASEKYGKVRVGKYPFGRNHRAHAMGSPFGFVKLIVGPDGDDRILGIRAIGRDADSLISAASIMIEHQFPYTYLLNSIMPHPSLMECLQGAAGIISGDVLAFEEHEEYPVEGFPSS is encoded by the coding sequence ATGATCGAGTGTGACGTCTGCGTAATCGGAGGGGGTCCCGGAGGACTGACCGCTGCAGCTACTTTGGCAATACGAGGCCGCAAGGTGGTGGTTCTGAATGAAGGTCCATTGATGGGCTATGGAATCGAGGGTGCCTTCAAATCAAAATCCGAATTCGAAATTACCAGTCACTACCTGCAATCACGTCTTCGACCCGAGGTCTTCGGCAATTTGAGCCCACCGTCGTGGCATAGGGTTCAGGCCGGGATTGAACGATCTGCAGCGGGGCTCAATGCACATCTCGAGGTCCGTTTACGTAGGCTTGGGGTTACGGTCATTGGTGGCCACGCCACTTTCGAAGACTGCAACACAATACTCATCAACGATGAAAGCGTACGCGCTGCGCATGTCATCATCGCAACCGGGACCCTGCCGCGACTGCTTCCAGGAGTAGAGGTGGATGGACGCCACGTTGTGACCAGTGACGAAATCATGGGAGTCAATTCGCTGCCTGAGTCGCTGGTAGTGCTCGGTGGAGGCGTCATTGGTTGCGAATTCGCGGGGATGTTCGCTGCGCTCGGATCACAAGTAAAGCTAATCGACACCCAGAGCCGAATCCTTGCCAGCGAGGATCAAGACATCAGTGACTTCCTGTCGAAGGCGATGGCCAGAAATGGCGTTGAAGTGATGTCGTCTTGCCGGTTTAAGTCTCTAAAGATTGAAAACGGTGTCGTTCATACGCGACTCGTCAACGATGTTACGCTGCAAAGCGAGGTCGTCTTGCTCGCAGTAGGTCGGACACCCTGCACACAAGATCTAAACCTGGAGGGTGCTGGTGTCGAACTCGATGAACGGGGATATATTCCCACGAACCAGCGGATGCAAACAAACATCTCAAACATATACGCTGTAGGTGATGTGGGGCTGCGCAATACACCAGTCGACATGGCGCTGGTTCACGTCGCGCAGGCTGAAGGTCGCTGCTCGGCGTACCACATTCTCGGCCAGGACTTTCATCAGTCCATGGATCACATCCCCTACATCATCTTTTCGTTGCCAATGGTTGCTGGCGCAGGTCTTTCTGAGAGTGTCGCCAGCGAAAAGTACGGCAAGGTCCGCGTCGGCAAGTACCCGTTTGGGCGAAACCATCGAGCTCACGCGATGGGTTCACCGTTCGGTTTTGTGAAGTTGATCGTAGGCCCAGACGGAGATGATCGTATCCTCGGGATTCGGGCCATTGGACGAGATGCAGATTCTCTGATCTCCGCCGCATCGATCATGATCGAACACCAGTTTCCATATACTTATCTCTTGAACTCCATCATGCCGCATCCGTCATTAATGGAGTGTTTGCAAGGTGCCGCGGGAATCATTTCCGGAGATGTGCTGGCTTTCGAAGAGCACGAAGAATATCCGGTAGAGGGATTCCCTTCCTCTTGA